Proteins encoded in a region of the bacterium genome:
- a CDS encoding right-handed parallel beta-helix repeat-containing protein encodes MKQKLINCLPLFLGALILAPTARAANVDFQAAINGAAGGVLNLDAGNLYVGPAYLGSDLVINGNGATVDLEIGADPGESLWLMAGEGVTLTINDLTFINGEVGVLFGGGAVGTLTNVTFEQIKTGGQGVSAAGGGALDLTNCTFDGMDHAGMYVGWNMAAFGGIAMTVDQCNFTNVGSGIIGNGGSLTLTSTDFQVSDVGVAMGGNTITASGCTIQGTPDYGFHLYVFDSTNPTLTLEQTTISNAATAVQIANGDLTIRNCQFSNGVQGISAISGLGSPGKHAVIENVDITGASLVAFNVPNGGYVDITGGAWNQCQGTMFLDNGVHATVANFSANVEPVHTPGDSIRFQNGSTMTITNSVLTGGVNNLKFVSDSTLVARNVQFIRPYFSGIICEDNSNADVENCEFIDNGMDGFYTGLAVLNRPSNGRVVNNRITRAGAGEPDESIGRPVQAGSGIALAGEGNWTVTDNDIVGSYDVGISLGNNTTSIVRRNSIVDNRLSGITIHNIAYTAIEDNLIVGHTGDGQSGIVLLNATSGGINIQRNLVAENRFGISASQVGDSITISDCLIPYQDVQGIVMNAGTASAYRCGLVNATDFLVVFAGPAAGVIHDSSLMSTANLGVYQGTGGPADATSNYWGPNGATSGRAKTVYHNANVNPTRSSSPVELYYSGDTFSGRAPVTVTNSGSTWANVSSPAATESRTVMGMMRRISDLADTPPTGVSDARAISLWTSENWRKRTDLVTIDVQTSADRDGLVLALYDRDAGELIPVALTTPKGGTTDHVEFSIRASDMKCGTYYLADIPLTVGATGFMMTGP; translated from the coding sequence TTGAAACAAAAGCTGATCAACTGTCTTCCTCTTTTCCTGGGAGCCCTGATTCTCGCGCCGACGGCTCGCGCGGCGAATGTTGATTTCCAGGCGGCCATCAACGGCGCCGCCGGTGGGGTGCTGAACCTGGATGCGGGGAACCTGTATGTCGGTCCCGCCTATCTGGGATCGGACCTCGTGATTAATGGCAATGGGGCCACCGTCGATTTGGAGATCGGGGCGGATCCGGGAGAGTCGCTTTGGCTGATGGCCGGCGAGGGGGTTACGCTGACGATCAACGATCTGACGTTCATCAATGGCGAAGTGGGGGTCCTTTTTGGCGGGGGGGCTGTTGGCACTCTGACCAACGTAACCTTCGAACAGATTAAGACCGGCGGCCAGGGCGTCAGCGCCGCCGGGGGCGGGGCGCTGGATCTGACGAATTGCACGTTCGACGGGATGGATCATGCCGGTATGTATGTGGGCTGGAACATGGCTGCGTTTGGCGGAATCGCCATGACCGTGGATCAGTGCAATTTTACGAACGTTGGCAGCGGCATTATCGGAAATGGCGGGAGCCTGACGCTGACATCGACGGATTTCCAGGTGAGCGACGTCGGTGTTGCAATGGGCGGCAACACGATAACGGCCTCGGGATGCACCATTCAGGGGACGCCGGACTACGGGTTTCATCTTTACGTTTTCGACAGCACAAACCCGACCCTGACGTTGGAACAAACCACGATCTCGAATGCTGCGACTGCGGTTCAGATCGCAAATGGCGATCTGACAATTCGGAATTGCCAATTCTCGAACGGCGTACAGGGCATCTCGGCCATCAGTGGTTTGGGATCACCCGGAAAACACGCGGTGATTGAGAATGTCGACATCACCGGCGCCAGCCTTGTTGCTTTCAACGTTCCGAATGGAGGCTATGTCGATATTACCGGCGGTGCCTGGAATCAGTGTCAGGGAACGATGTTTCTCGACAACGGTGTGCACGCAACTGTGGCGAATTTCTCCGCCAATGTGGAGCCCGTTCACACGCCTGGAGACAGCATCCGCTTCCAGAATGGCTCGACGATGACGATCACAAACTCGGTTCTGACGGGTGGGGTGAATAACCTGAAGTTCGTCAGCGATTCGACTTTAGTCGCTCGAAATGTTCAATTCATTCGTCCGTATTTCTCCGGCATTATCTGTGAAGACAATTCCAATGCCGATGTCGAGAATTGCGAGTTTATCGACAATGGAATGGACGGCTTCTATACCGGGCTGGCCGTCCTGAATCGGCCGAGCAATGGACGAGTCGTGAATAACCGAATTACAAGGGCTGGCGCGGGCGAGCCGGATGAATCCATCGGTCGCCCTGTTCAGGCCGGCTCCGGGATTGCATTGGCTGGCGAAGGCAACTGGACGGTGACGGATAATGACATTGTCGGCTCTTACGATGTGGGAATCAGCCTTGGCAATAATACCACTTCCATCGTCCGGAGAAATAGCATTGTAGACAATCGTCTGAGCGGAATTACAATTCACAATATTGCATACACTGCGATCGAAGACAATTTGATCGTCGGGCATACCGGCGATGGGCAGTCGGGGATTGTTCTTCTGAATGCAACCTCCGGTGGGATAAACATTCAGCGAAACCTGGTGGCGGAGAATCGGTTTGGCATTTCGGCGTCCCAGGTGGGTGATTCAATTACGATCAGCGATTGCTTGATTCCTTACCAGGATGTTCAAGGCATCGTAATGAACGCTGGGACGGCCTCTGCGTATCGGTGCGGTCTTGTCAATGCGACGGACTTCCTCGTTGTCTTTGCCGGTCCCGCGGCGGGCGTGATTCATGACTCCTCGCTGATGTCTACCGCAAATCTGGGTGTGTACCAGGGAACCGGCGGACCCGCCGATGCAACGAGTAACTACTGGGGGCCGAATGGAGCAACATCCGGTCGCGCAAAGACCGTTTACCACAATGCGAACGTGAATCCGACTCGTTCATCGTCGCCGGTGGAACTGTATTATAGCGGCGACACTTTCTCCGGTCGCGCACCAGTCACTGTAACGAACTCTGGCAGCACGTGGGCGAATGTCTCGAGTCCCGCCGCGACCGAGTCGCGAACGGTGATGGGAATGATGCGCCGGATTTCGGACTTGGCAGACACCCCGCCGACCGGAGTTTCGGATGCACGCGCGATCTCTCTTTGGACGTCAGAGAACTGGCGAAAGCGAACGGATCTCGTGACGATCGATGTGCAGACAAGCGCCGATCGCGATGGGCTGGTTCTGGCGCTCTACGATCGGGATGCGGGTGAGTTGATTCCCGTTGCTCTGACAACGCCGAAGGGCGGGACGACGGATCATGTGGAGTTTTCTATTCGCGCATCCGATATGAAATGCGGCACGTACTATCTGGCCGACATTCCCCTCACAGTGGGGGCAACGGGATTCATGATGACCGGTCCGTAA
- a CDS encoding heavy metal translocating P-type ATPase: MPELTERRYRIDGMTCEHCVRAVKQALEAMDGVESAEVTLEPPRAIVNAEGASPEIEAINAVLAEEDYSARPWDEEEAPAECPVPPTEREVPELPEGAATLTLDIGGMHCASCVARVEKALAGQDGVTAARVNFATEQATVSLAEGADPDDIKPHLRQCVSDAGYSVESIADESHSTHAESMQLRSERAQRRHRDAMQWRRRMLIGIAVSIPLAVLQMGPHWFGSGFDFLGRMVIILALATAAMVFVGWPFIVSALKSLRHGSTNMDTLIAMGSSAAYLYSVAVLIALWLGTKIGGGAVYFDGAAMILTFISIGKWLEARSKGKAGDAIEKLLELGAKTARVERNGEYVEVAIEDVQQGDVLLVRPGEKIPTDGKVVSGSSSVDESMISGEPMPVDKSDGDEVIGATINGSGQLKLRATRVGSDTMLAQVVKLVEEAQASKANIQRIADKVSSVFVPTVIAIATLAFLGWGVLGSSWTAALIYAVAVLIVACPCALGLATPTAIMVGTGLGAQHGILIRDAQSLERAKRLGVVVLDKTGTITQGKPKLTDIEVYGDDRQSLLKIAASIEQSSEHPLGQAIVNAASDEEVELEEAQNFQSETGAGVIADVAGRRYAIGTTRLLEKYEIALSDEQTQRKAELEGEGKTTVCLTDLEERSLLAFLAIGDRIKASSHRAVERLSASGMQVWMITGDNERTAKAVAREAGISEEHVLAQVLPGDKADKIRQLQKETDGLVAMVGDGINDAPALAQSDIGIALGSGTDVAIESASITLIGDDLLGVDRAIRLSRATMRKIVQNLFWAFIYNIILIPVAVSGVLQPMFAAAAMALSSVSVVSNSLLLKRFRLDD; the protein is encoded by the coding sequence ATGCCGGAGCTCACAGAACGCCGCTATCGCATCGACGGAATGACGTGCGAGCACTGCGTGCGCGCCGTGAAGCAGGCCTTGGAGGCCATGGACGGCGTGGAGTCCGCCGAGGTTACGCTCGAACCGCCCCGCGCGATCGTAAATGCCGAGGGTGCCAGCCCCGAAATCGAAGCAATCAACGCGGTGCTGGCCGAGGAGGATTACTCGGCCAGGCCGTGGGATGAGGAAGAGGCCCCGGCCGAATGCCCGGTCCCCCCAACCGAGCGGGAGGTGCCGGAATTGCCCGAAGGCGCCGCGACACTGACGCTGGACATCGGCGGGATGCACTGCGCCTCGTGCGTGGCCCGCGTGGAGAAGGCCTTGGCCGGCCAGGACGGTGTGACTGCCGCGCGAGTCAACTTCGCCACGGAGCAGGCAACGGTGTCCCTGGCCGAAGGAGCCGATCCGGACGACATCAAGCCCCATCTGCGCCAGTGCGTGAGCGACGCGGGTTACTCCGTCGAATCGATCGCGGATGAGTCGCACAGCACCCATGCCGAATCGATGCAACTTCGATCAGAGCGTGCCCAACGCCGGCACCGCGATGCCATGCAATGGCGACGGCGGATGCTGATCGGAATCGCCGTCTCCATCCCGCTGGCAGTTCTGCAGATGGGGCCTCATTGGTTTGGAAGCGGTTTCGATTTCCTCGGGCGAATGGTGATCATTCTCGCACTGGCGACGGCCGCGATGGTGTTCGTCGGCTGGCCGTTTATCGTCAGCGCACTCAAATCGCTGCGCCATGGCAGCACCAACATGGACACACTGATCGCGATGGGTTCCAGCGCGGCCTACCTGTATTCGGTTGCCGTCCTGATTGCGCTCTGGCTGGGAACGAAGATCGGCGGCGGGGCAGTGTACTTCGATGGCGCCGCGATGATTCTCACGTTTATCAGCATCGGCAAGTGGCTCGAAGCGCGCTCGAAAGGCAAGGCTGGCGATGCGATCGAGAAGTTGCTCGAACTCGGCGCGAAGACGGCGCGCGTGGAACGCAATGGCGAGTACGTGGAAGTTGCCATCGAAGACGTCCAGCAGGGCGATGTGCTGCTCGTGCGTCCAGGCGAGAAGATCCCGACCGACGGCAAGGTTGTTTCCGGTTCCTCGTCCGTCGACGAATCGATGATCAGCGGCGAACCGATGCCCGTCGACAAGTCCGATGGCGACGAGGTGATCGGCGCGACCATCAACGGAAGCGGACAACTCAAATTACGCGCCACACGCGTTGGAAGCGACACAATGCTGGCGCAGGTCGTGAAACTGGTCGAAGAAGCGCAAGCCAGCAAAGCCAATATCCAGCGCATTGCCGACAAAGTCTCAAGCGTCTTCGTTCCAACCGTAATCGCGATTGCAACGCTGGCATTTCTCGGCTGGGGCGTTTTGGGTTCGTCCTGGACGGCCGCACTGATTTACGCCGTGGCCGTGCTAATCGTTGCCTGTCCGTGTGCATTGGGGCTCGCGACACCGACGGCGATTATGGTCGGCACGGGTCTCGGTGCACAGCACGGAATCCTCATTCGCGACGCACAATCTCTCGAACGTGCAAAACGTCTCGGTGTTGTCGTGCTCGACAAGACAGGCACAATCACGCAAGGCAAACCAAAGCTGACCGACATCGAAGTCTACGGCGATGATCGCCAGTCACTGCTGAAAATCGCTGCCAGCATCGAGCAGTCGAGCGAACATCCACTGGGGCAGGCAATCGTCAATGCCGCGTCCGATGAAGAGGTTGAGCTGGAAGAAGCGCAGAACTTCCAGTCCGAAACCGGCGCGGGAGTCATCGCCGATGTCGCCGGCCGGCGCTACGCAATCGGAACAACACGCCTGTTGGAGAAATATGAAATCGCTCTTTCGGATGAACAAACCCAGCGCAAGGCGGAACTTGAAGGCGAAGGCAAGACAACAGTGTGCCTGACTGACCTGGAAGAACGCTCGCTCCTTGCCTTCCTTGCAATCGGCGATCGAATCAAGGCATCCAGCCATCGAGCGGTGGAGCGCCTTTCCGCCTCCGGCATGCAGGTTTGGATGATCACCGGCGATAATGAACGAACGGCAAAAGCCGTCGCGCGCGAGGCGGGGATTTCTGAAGAGCACGTCCTCGCGCAAGTATTGCCGGGCGACAAGGCAGATAAGATTCGCCAGTTGCAGAAAGAGACCGATGGTCTCGTTGCGATGGTTGGCGATGGAATCAACGATGCCCCGGCGCTGGCGCAAAGCGACATCGGCATCGCGCTGGGCAGCGGAACTGACGTCGCGATCGAGTCCGCTTCCATTACGCTGATCGGCGACGATCTGCTCGGCGTGGACCGCGCGATTCGCCTGTCTCGTGCGACGATGCGCAAGATTGTGCAGAATCTCTTCTGGGCATTCATCTATAATATCATTCTGATTCCGGTCGCCGTGTCCGGCGTGCTGCAGCCGATGTTCGCCGCCGCCGCCATGGCCCTCTCAAGCGTCAGCGTCGTCAGCAATTCGCTGCTCCTGAAACGCTTCCGACTCGACGACTGA
- a CDS encoding glycosyltransferase family 4 protein, protein MIPQVPQWEQSVRILHALNSYEEDGPGHLLFRLCQRWRPMEGLQIGTVALSRGGPLEDRFRELGISTELVESRGTAGLLHLKEWARGLSKRLDSPDVIHSHLLWPDLSLRLVHKELGRIPLVSTCHGLHALDEKGIVKGLAYRVMERSTRKHCSAWIAISEFVREQMLAADYPKERVHLVRNGVDCVQTYPIASHRKQQLRRMLNLPLEVPLIGAVGTMRALKGHDYLLRAMPAILEKHPETHLLLIGAGPARDEIESEVSRLNLDDRVTIIGPLSTMLPQIMSLLDILVHPSLIEAFGLVVAEAQACGTPVIGSRVGGIPENIVDGETGFLVDPASPDQIAEKVILLLDDPMLRAQLGAQGRAFINEERELGTTAEGYVELWRQIVGWTESSLFPEDDEEQEQAFDTREFKLD, encoded by the coding sequence ATGATTCCGCAAGTTCCGCAATGGGAGCAATCCGTGCGCATTCTCCACGCACTCAATTCCTACGAAGAGGACGGTCCAGGACACCTGCTGTTCCGGCTGTGCCAGCGCTGGCGCCCGATGGAAGGGTTGCAGATTGGCACAGTGGCGCTCAGCCGCGGCGGGCCGCTGGAGGATCGATTCCGCGAGTTGGGCATCTCGACGGAATTGGTCGAATCGCGCGGTACGGCCGGGCTACTGCATTTGAAGGAGTGGGCCCGCGGCCTATCCAAGCGCCTGGATTCCCCGGACGTCATCCACAGCCATCTCTTGTGGCCGGACCTTTCGTTGCGGCTCGTGCACAAGGAACTTGGCAGGATCCCACTCGTGTCAACATGCCACGGGCTGCACGCGCTGGACGAGAAGGGAATCGTCAAGGGTCTCGCGTACCGCGTGATGGAGCGCTCGACCCGGAAGCACTGCTCGGCGTGGATCGCGATTTCCGAATTCGTGCGCGAGCAGATGCTGGCCGCGGACTATCCAAAGGAGCGCGTTCACCTGGTTCGCAATGGCGTGGATTGCGTGCAGACGTACCCGATTGCCTCGCACAGGAAGCAGCAACTGAGGCGCATGTTGAACTTGCCGCTGGAGGTCCCTCTGATCGGTGCCGTCGGTACGATGCGCGCGTTGAAAGGGCACGACTATCTGCTGCGTGCGATGCCGGCGATTCTGGAGAAGCATCCGGAAACGCACCTGCTTTTGATCGGTGCGGGACCGGCAAGGGACGAAATCGAGAGCGAAGTCAGTCGGCTCAATCTAGACGACCGCGTGACGATCATTGGTCCGCTGTCGACGATGCTGCCGCAGATTATGTCATTGTTGGATATATTGGTACATCCCAGTTTGATTGAGGCGTTCGGTCTCGTTGTCGCCGAAGCGCAGGCCTGCGGCACGCCCGTGATCGGCAGTCGCGTCGGCGGTATTCCGGAGAATATCGTCGATGGGGAAACGGGCTTCCTTGTCGATCCGGCCAGCCCGGATCAGATCGCCGAGAAGGTCATCCTGCTGCTGGACGATCCGATGCTCCGGGCGCAATTGGGGGCACAGGGACGCGCTTTCATCAATGAAGAGAGGGAGTTGGGCACCACCGCTGAGGGCTACGTGGAGTTGTGGCGCCAGATCGTCGGCTGGACCGAATCGTCTCTCTTTCCCGAAGATGACGAAGAACAAGAGCAGGCCTTCGATACGCGCGAGTTCAAGCTGGACTGA